In Chiloscyllium punctatum isolate Juve2018m chromosome 10, sChiPun1.3, whole genome shotgun sequence, a single window of DNA contains:
- the pjvk gene encoding pejvakin: MFAAATKNFVKQVGDTGRLKPVPGLSEADRYQPLSLVTKRKKSFFWKKKKYSSTPFTLKDILVGEKEVSAGVSSYQLLNYEDKSDVSLNGKLGNYIIHDVGFNIDGSDSVAVKASFGIVTKHEVEVPVLLREIINRKIDMEHCLVRQMKEGRRAVLCVVMESIRTTRQCSLTVHAGMRGKTMRFQIDDGRNHKGCDKAIVIPAHTTIAFSVFELYIHLDGHFELCVTSESEGGFEKEQITEQLGGLMSRFSVWKLRRCLSDFFYGSPFRSDEKVLDDVRNSTLYLEDLIADYYEKATSMTDISTNYLRDNVHTRVNLLNHNISKGPCTLCGMGSSRRETVYGCLECSFNGQKYVRLHVVPCFDLWHKRIR, from the exons ATGTTTGCTGCTGCTACAAAGAACTTTGTGAAGCAGGTTGGAGATACAGGCCGACTAAAACCTGTTCCTGGTCTGAGTGAGGCTGACAGATATCAACCACTCAGTCTAGTGACAAAAAGGAAGAAATCGTTCTTTTGGAAAAAGAAGAAATACAGCTCTACACCATTTACCCTGAAGGACATTCTTGTTGGAGaaaaggaggtttctgcag GTGTCTCTTCATATCAGCTTCTCAATTATGAAGATAAGTCAGATGTTTCCCTGAATGGGAAACTTGGAAATTATATAATTCATGACGTTGGGTTTAACATTGATGGAtcagattctgtggcagtgaaagCTTCATTTGGAATTGTGACAAAACATGAGGTAGAGGTTCCAGTACTTCTTAGGGAGATCATTAACAG AAAAATTGATATGGAACACTGTCTTGTTCGTCAGATGAAAGAAGGCCGGCGAGCTGTTTTGTGTGTTGTCATGGAAAGTATCCGCACAACACGGCAATGCTCACTTACTGTGCATGCAGGCATGAGAGGTAAAACAATGAGG TTTCAGATTGATGATGGACGAAATCACAAAGGATGTGACAAAGCCATTGTCATCCCAGCTCATACAACAATTGCGTTTAGTGTATTTGAGCTCTATATCCATTTAGACGGGCACTTTG AACTCTGTGTTACATCTGAATCAGAAGGTGGGTTTGAAAAAGAACAAATAACTGAGCAACTGGGAGGTTTAATGAGCCGATTCTCAGTGTGGAAATTGCGACGATGTCTGTCTGATTTCTTTTATGGCAGTCCGTTCAGATCAG ATGAAAAGGTGTTGGATGATGTCAGAAATTCCACTCTTTATTTGGAGGATCTGATTGCTGACTATTATGAAAAGGCTACAAGCATGACTGACATTTCCACAAACTACCTCAGAGATAATGTACACACACGGGTCAATCTCCTCAATCATAATATCTCTAAAGGACCCTGTACTCTTTGTGGCATGGGAAGCTCCCGAAGAGAGACAGTATATGGATGCCTGGAGTGTTCATTCAATGGGCAGAAATATGTGAGACTGCATGTGGTACCATGCTTTGATCTGTGGCACAAAAGAATAAGATAA
- the LOC140481760 gene encoding endogenous retrovirus group 3 member 1 Env polyprotein-like — MRARGQAVGGKTEKTAIMNSTWTVLVGILISLLLYVGEGEGRCDKCRTIVRLGIRIYTGSFVSHSYVDDWCYDVSARHECWEGRRPYYQVYNKGYGGKIRGCPINERWVCISKTGRWDPSSVLLREQVDRVKETRVQNTDRGLGKEQDRQRMVVLSKVPSVYEQVEEKIELPDITQNLFIDLTSRIATVLNVSNCWVCGGPHMSEQWPWTGQSLDIGELLQTTWTHVNERKSQGWRLTNSPEGQFCIEGKGTVEVGISPCQNVLDATKRVWWPEDITWYIANRDHGSCVPLRTDSSSDKLGADYWNCSGPGPYEGVPGVKELWDNVVRQGGPAPDGLFWICGNQAYSKLPMGWAGVCFLGLIRPAFFLLPRKEGNDLGIKLFDSLRRSPRDIQVGDWGDEWPPARVIAYYGPATWAQDGSWGYRTPIYMLNRIIRLQAVVEVITNRTALALELLAKQQDQMRAAIYQNRLALDYLLASEGGVCGKFNLTNCCLEIDDNGKAVLEISDEIRKLAHVPVQSWRPLSRIGWWDGLLGGSWWRTALLVVGGGVILLLVLPCLIPCIQLLIQKNISRLQAVVVPQHGTRELKVMLLRKSKISRALKEGGAYLGLGTS, encoded by the coding sequence atgcgagcaaggggacaagccgttggtggtaaaactgaaaagacagcaataatgaactctacttggactgtattggtggggatattgatcagtttactcctgtatgtgggggagggtgaggggagatgtgacaaatgtcgaactatagtaagacttgggattcgaatctacacgggatcatttgtgtcccattcctatgtggacgattggtgttatgatgtgagtgcacgccatgaatgttgggagggcagaagaccctattatcaggtgtataataagggatacggtggcaaaatccgtggatgccctataaatgaGCGCTGGGTAtgtattagcaaaactggaaGGTGGGACCCATCTTCCGTGTTGCTCAGagagcaggttgacagagtcaaggagaccagggtacagaacactgatcgggggttgggAAAAGAGCAAGACCGTCAAAGAATGGTCGTGCtctctaaagtgccatctgtatacgaacaggtagaagaaaagattgaactccctgatattacacaaaacctgtttattgatctcacctctagaatagccactgttttaaatgttagcaattgctgggtttgtggggggccgcatatgtcagaacaatggccgtggactggccaaagcttagacataggggaattgctgcaaaccacttggactcatgtcaacgaaaggaaaagccaggggtggagactgacaaacagccctgagggccagttctgtattgaaggcaaggggaccgtggaggtagggattagtccctgtcagaatgtattggatgcgaccaagcgagtatggtggcctgaggatattacttggtacattgcaaaccgagaTCATGGCTCGTGCGTTCCattacgtactgattcctcctctgacaagctgggggctgattactggaattgcagtggtcctggtccttatgagggcgtccccGGGGTGAAGGAGCTGTGGGATaacgttgtgaggcagggagggcctgctccagatggcctattttggatatgcggtaatcaggcatactccaaactgcccatgggatgggctggggtatgcttcctaggtctaatacgacctgcgttcttcctattaccccggaAGGAAGGCAACGATTTGggaattaaactctttgactctctccgtaggtcgccaagggatatccaagtcggtgattggggggatgagtggccaccggcccgggTTATTGcatactacgggccagctacatgggcacaggacggatcatggggataccgtactcctatctatatgttaaatcgaattatcaggctccaagcagtcgtagaggttattactaaccggactgccctggccctggagctgctggctaagcagcaggatcagatgagggctgctatatatcaaaaccgacttgccttggattatttgttggcctcggaggggggcgtgtgcgggaagtttaacctgactaactgctgcctagaaattgacgataatggtaaagcggttttggaaatttccgatgaaattcggaaattggcccatgtgccagtacaatcttggcgtcctcttagtcgcatcggatggtgggatggtctcctaggtggtagttggtggcgcacggcgttGCTGGTGGTTGGTGGGGGCGTGATTCTTCTTCTCGTATTACCCTGCCTAATCCCCTGTATTCAGCttctaattcagaaaaatatttcccgactccaggcagtggtggttccacaacatgggacacggGAACTTAAGGTGATGTTGCTGCGAAAGTCAAAGATTTCCCGGGCCCTTAAAGAAGGGGGGGCTTATCttggtctaggcacatcttaa